A stretch of DNA from Rhizobacter sp.:
GATCGGCCGCTACCGCGTGGTGCGCGGCCTGGCGATGCCGGCGATGGAGATCTTCCGGCCCATCCCGGCCATCGCCTGGGTGCCGATGTCGATCATGCTGTGGCCCGACAACGAGGTGAGCATCGTCTTCATCACCTTCCTCGGCGCCTTCTTCCCCATCCTGCTCAACACGGTGCATGGCGTGGAAGCGATCGACCCGGTGCTCCTGCGCGCAGCGCGCACGCTGGGGGCAGGCGAGGCGAGCCTCTTGAAGCACGTGGTACTGCCGGGGGCGCTGCCGCACATCTTCACCGGGCTCGCGGTGGGCATGGGCGTGGCGTGGGTGTCGCTGATCGCGGCCGAGATGATCTCGGGGCAGTTCGGCATCGGCTACTTCACCTGGGAGGCGTATTCGCTCATCAGCTACGCCGAGATCGCGCTCGGGATGATCACGATCGGCGTGCTGGGGCTCCTGTGCAGTGGCGGCATCCGCCTGCTCGCCAAGCTCGCGATGCCGTGGCAGGCGCATTCGGGAGGCAAGGCATGAGCAACGTGGTGGCAACGCAAGGCCGTGTCGACGTGCGCGACCTGCACATCCGCTTCAGCGTCAAGGGCCAGGAAGTCGAGGCGGTGCGCTCGGCGAGCGTGCACGTGCGGCCGGGCGAATTCGTCTCGCTGATCGGCCCTTCGGGCTGCGGCAAGTCGACGCTGCTCAACGCGGTGGCGGGCTTCCTCAAGCCCAACGGCGGCCAGGTACTGCTCGACGGCCAGGCCATCACCGGCCCGGGCTCCGACCGTGGCGTGGTGTTCCAGCAGTACTCGCTCTTCCCGTGGATGACGGTGCGCAAGAACGTGGAGTTCGGGCTCAAGATGAAGGGCGTGTCGCTCACCGAGCGCGAGTCGCAGGCGCGCACGCTGCTGGGCCTCGCGGGCCTGCTCTCGTTCGAGAACCACTACCCCGACCAGCTCTCGGGCGGCATGAAGCAGCGTGTGGGCATCGTGCGCGCACTCGCCACCAGCCCGCAGGTGCTGCTGATGGACGAGCCCTTCGGCGCACTCGACTCGCAGACGCGTGTGGTGATGCAGGAGATCCTCACCAACATGTGGCAGCGCCTGCGCATCTCGGTGCTCTTCATCACGCACGACATCGACGAGGCGGTGTTTCTCTCCGACCGCATCTACGTGATGACGGCGCGCCCGGGCCGCATCAAGGCCGAGCTGCCGGTGCCGCTGCCGCGCCCGCGCACACCCGAGATGACGGCCACGCCGGAGTTCGCCGCGATGGTGCGGCAGATCAAGGGCTTGATCCGCGAGGAGAGCATCGCGGCGATGGGTGGCGAGCTGAGCGAAGGTGGGCTCGCGGGCCTGGCCACCGAGGTCGGCCCGCAAGGTGTGGGGCAGCTGGTGTGAGGGAGGCCGCGATGCTCATCTCCGAAGACACCGTGCCGGCCGACCTGGTGTGGCACGAAGCCAGTGGCCAGCTGGAGCTGGCCTGGGCCGACGGCCGGCGCGTGGCCTTCAGCTCGGCTCGCCTGCGCGCCGCCTGCAAATGCGCCGGCTGCGAGAAGCGGCGCCGCGACGGCCAGCCGCCGCAGGCGCCCGCCGGCATCGCACTGGCGCAGATCCACCCGATCGGCGACATGGGCGTGCAGCTCGTCTTCAGCGACGGCCACGACCGCGGCATCTATCCCTGGCCCTATCTGCATCAACTGGCAATGGAAGCCTCGCCATGAGCAACCTCTTCGACTCGCGCGTGCTGAGCGTTCGCCACTGGACCGACCGTCAGTTCTCGTTCACCTGCACCCGCGACCCGGGTTTCCGTTTCCAGAGTGGCCAGTTCACGATGATCGGGCTGGAAGTCGACGGCAAGCCGCTGCTGCGCGCCTACAGCGTGGTGAGCCCGCACTGGGAAGAGACGCTCGAGTTCCTGAGCATCAAGGTGCCCGACGGCCCGCTGACCTCGCGGCTGCAGCACATCCAGGTGGGCGACACGATCAAGATCGGCCGCAAGGCCTCGGGCACGCTGCTCACGCAGAACCTGCTGCCGGGTCGTCACCTCTACCTGCTGTCGACCGGCACGGGCCTGGCGCCCTTCATGGCGATGATCCGCGACCCCGAGGTGTACGAGCTGTACGAGAAGGTGATCCTGGTGCACGGCTGCCGCCAGGTGGGCGAGCTGGCCTACGACGAGGTGATCACCCAGGAGCTGCCGGCCAACGAGTACTTCGGTGACCAGGTCAAAGAGAAGCTCATCTACTACCCGACCGTCACCCGCGAGGCCTTCCGCAACCAGGGCCGCATTCCGGTGCTAATGGAGACGGGCGCGCTGGCGCGTGCGATCGGGCTGCCGCCGATGTCGAAGGAACACGACCGCTTCATGCTCTGCGGCAGCCCCGAGATGCTGCGCGACACCCGCGCCTTCTTCGACAAGCTCGGCCTGAGCGAAGGCAACATGAGCACGCCGGGGCACTTCGTCATCGAGCGGGCCTTCGTCGAGAAGTGATCGCCGCAGACGGCCCCGGAATCAACCCCGTTCGGGCTGAGCCTGTCGAAGCCGTGCGCTGCACTTCGACAAGCTCAGTGCGAACGGAGCGTGGCTGGCGCCCGTTCCGGATCCAGCCTCAACATGTTCGCGCGCACCTCCTTCCTTGACGCCAGCGCGCACAGCCTCAAGCGGGTGTGGCCGGGCACGGCCACCTGCCTGCTGATCGCGATGGCGGCGTCGTTCGTCGCCACGCTGCACCAGGGGCCGCCCATGCTGTACGCGCTGCTCTTCGGCACCGTGGTGCACTACCAGAGCCTGGAAGACCGCACCGCCCCGGGCGTCGACTTCTGCAGCCGCACGCTGCTGCGCCTCGGCGTCGGGCTGCTCGGTGCACGCATCACCTGGGAGCAGGTGGCCGGGCTCGGCGCGCCCACGGTGCTGATCGTGCTCGGCGCGGTGGCGAGCACGCTGCTCTGCGGCTGGTGGCTCGCGAAGGCGCTGCGCCTGCCGGCGGCGCTGGGGGTGCTCGCGGGCGGC
This window harbors:
- a CDS encoding ABC transporter ATP-binding protein — encoded protein: MSNVVATQGRVDVRDLHIRFSVKGQEVEAVRSASVHVRPGEFVSLIGPSGCGKSTLLNAVAGFLKPNGGQVLLDGQAITGPGSDRGVVFQQYSLFPWMTVRKNVEFGLKMKGVSLTERESQARTLLGLAGLLSFENHYPDQLSGGMKQRVGIVRALATSPQVLLMDEPFGALDSQTRVVMQEILTNMWQRLRISVLFITHDIDEAVFLSDRIYVMTARPGRIKAELPVPLPRPRTPEMTATPEFAAMVRQIKGLIREESIAAMGGELSEGGLAGLATEVGPQGVGQLV
- a CDS encoding DUF971 domain-containing protein, whose product is MLISEDTVPADLVWHEASGQLELAWADGRRVAFSSARLRAACKCAGCEKRRRDGQPPQAPAGIALAQIHPIGDMGVQLVFSDGHDRGIYPWPYLHQLAMEASP
- a CDS encoding ABC transporter permease, whose amino-acid sequence is MRALQRVEDFTPPPEPVPARAATAPAHVGQGVTPLPLPVGVPSAPSLWRRFWEGRGALLLMAAISIGGVLLFWQLATHYKLDAYIRFNNIPTPAAVLEKVVEVNSSPKFVTNIGISVRRILLGFLVATVLGVGLGVLIGRYRVVRGLAMPAMEIFRPIPAIAWVPMSIMLWPDNEVSIVFITFLGAFFPILLNTVHGVEAIDPVLLRAARTLGAGEASLLKHVVLPGALPHIFTGLAVGMGVAWVSLIAAEMISGQFGIGYFTWEAYSLISYAEIALGMITIGVLGLLCSGGIRLLAKLAMPWQAHSGGKA
- a CDS encoding ferredoxin--NADP reductase, whose product is MSNLFDSRVLSVRHWTDRQFSFTCTRDPGFRFQSGQFTMIGLEVDGKPLLRAYSVVSPHWEETLEFLSIKVPDGPLTSRLQHIQVGDTIKIGRKASGTLLTQNLLPGRHLYLLSTGTGLAPFMAMIRDPEVYELYEKVILVHGCRQVGELAYDEVITQELPANEYFGDQVKEKLIYYPTVTREAFRNQGRIPVLMETGALARAIGLPPMSKEHDRFMLCGSPEMLRDTRAFFDKLGLSEGNMSTPGHFVIERAFVEK